The sequence ATTTGCTGAAAGTCTCACGCCCCCACGGGCAGCGCAAAGCGGCTTGAGAGAAGGCAGAAAGCAGACAGCAGAAGGCGGAAGGCAGAACGAGTTCACCCATTCAGCGCCGCGGTTTTCTGCGATACCGCCGGTCTCGTTCTTGGTTCTATAATTGGATAGCCCGGCCACAGGTTTCATTTCGGCGGGCCCTTCATTTTGCCAATCACGGGAACTTCTGCCATGAACGCTGTTCTTCTTTGTTGCGCCCTGGCGCTGGGCGCCGACGTCCAACCGCTTGCACCGGGAACCCACAACCGCACGCTGACGGTGGATGATCGCGAGCGATCGTTTCAAGTATATGTGCCCGAAAAGTACAATCCGCAGCAGCCCACACCGGTGGTGTTGGTGCTGCACGGCGCGTGGACCAACGGGCCCATCACGGCCATTTATTCCGGCCTGAACCGCACCGCCGACCAAAATAATTTCATCGCGGTGTATCCCAACGGAACCGGTATGCGCGACACGGCGCTGTTTTGGAACTCCGGTGGGCGCGACCGGCAAGGGTTGCTGCCACGCACTCCGCCCAACGATGTGAAATTTCTCGGCGCGGTGCTGGACGACTTGGGCGCGGTGTTGAATGTTGATGGCAAGCGCATTTACGCCACGGGCATTTCCAACGGCGGCATGATGTGCTACCGCCTGGCCGCCGAAATGAGCGACCGCATTGCCGCCATCGCGCCGATTTCCGGCACACTGTGCCAGGACGACGTGCATTTGACGCGGCCCGTGCCGGTGCTGCACTTTCACGGCACACTCGACAAACTGGTCCCCTACGACGGCAGCCGTAGCGCCGCGCAGGAGCTGCTGCAC comes from Pirellulales bacterium and encodes:
- a CDS encoding PHB depolymerase family esterase is translated as MNAVLLCCALALGADVQPLAPGTHNRTLTVDDRERSFQVYVPEKYNPQQPTPVVLVLHGAWTNGPITAIYSGLNRTADQNNFIAVYPNGTGMRDTALFWNSGGRDRQGLLPRTPPNDVKFLGAVLDDLGAVLNVDGKRIYATGISNGGMMCYRLAAEMSDRIAAIAPISGTLCQDDVHLTRPVPVLHFHGTLDKLVPYDGSRSAAQELLHCKGVDDTMHIWAKLDGCPDTPRVETLPNKVDDGTSVKRYTYGPGKDGSEVVLIQITGGGHNWPGRPMLPAMENTLGKATQQISANDMIWDFFQQHPMTGK